DNA sequence from the Sinorhizobium alkalisoli genome:
CTTGACCACGCTCTTTGACCTTGCCGGCAAGACCGCGCTCGTGACGGGCGCCAGAACCGGCCTTGGCAGGGGAATGGCGCTCGCGCTGGCGCGAGCGGGCGCCGACATCGCCGCGATCGGCTCCACGGAAATGCCCGAGACGGAAACGCTTGTCCGCGACGCGGGCAGGCGTTTCCACGTCCAGAAGGTCGATCTCTCGAAACCGTTTGATGCGGCCGCCGTCATCGGCAATGTGGCTGGCGCCTTTGGCGGCATCGACATCCTCGTCAACAATGCCGGCATCATCCGCCGCGCTGATCTGCTCGACTACAAGGAGAGTGATTGGGACGACGTTCTCGACGTCAACCTGAAGTCTGTGTTCCTGCTGTCGCAGGCCGCCGCCCGTCACATGATCGCGACGAAGCGGCCCGGCCGCATCGTCAACGTGGCCTCTATGTTGACCTTCCAGGGCGGCATCCGCGTGCCGGCCTATACCGCCTCCAAGCACGGTATCGCAGGCCTGACCAAGGCGATGGCAAACGAGCTTGCACCGCACGGCATCACCGTCAACGCCATTGCGCCAGGCTATATGGAAACGGACAATACCGAGGCACTGCGCCATGATCCCGATCGCAACGCGCAGATTTCCGCGCGCATTCCGATAGGACGCTGGGGGACGCCAGACGATCTGGCCACCGCAGTGCTGTTCTTCGCGGCGCCCGCCTCGTCCTACGTGACCGGCACCGTGCTGCCGGTCGACGGCGGTTGGATGGTGCGGTAGTGAATATCCCAAAACCTTCGAGGTTTCGACCGGGGTGATCTACACCTGGCGGCGGCAAGCTTGGTCCGGCAGGCCGGCCGGCCGTTCTGCCGGTCAAGCTCGTCGACTCTGCCGGATGGGCGCTCACCTTTGTTGCGCTGGCGGGGTCCTGGACAGGCTGAAAGGGCTGGTCAGCATTGCGCAGCAGCCGCGATCATCACCTGAACCCCAACTGAACGGCGTCTTCAGCCTCCGTTCGAACGGCGTGATCTACAAAGAAGCCGTTCAACACGCGGCCCGTCCGCCAAAGGAGACGCTGTCATGATCCGCAAATCCATCGCATCCGCCCTTTTCGTTCTCGGCAGCATTGCCGCTGCTGTTCCCGCGTCGGCGAACGACGTGCGCATCGAGCAATATGGCTGGTCGAACTCGGCCGGCGGCGCCCAGGGCGGCTACAGAAACCGTATCCGCGTCTATCAGAACGGCCGCTACAACACGGCGATCGGCCAGCAGGACGGCCGCCGCAATCTGTCCGCCATCGGTCAGGAAGGCAATCGCAACTACGGCGCTACCTATCAAACCGGCAATCGCAACGTCGCCGGCGTCGGCCAATTCGGCTCCAATCACAACGCGATCCTCACCCAGGACGGCAACGGCAATGTCGCTGCCGGCGTGCAGGTGGGCCGTGGCTGCGACGCCAATGTCAGCCAGGGCGGCCGTGGCAATGTCGCCGCCTTCGTCCAAACCTGCCCGTGAGGAGGCGAGCCATGCCCCGCATCGCCGATCATCCCCGCCGTGCCACGGCGGCACTCGCTCTGGTCCTGCTCCCGGCCGTCGCCTTGGCGGCCATGGGAGCCGCCGGTCAGGCCGACGGGCCGGTGCGCTGCGAGATCCGTGTCGCTCCCGAGGGCACGCTGATGACGCTGGAGGCGCTGGTCCACGCCGATAAGAACGTGAGCGGCACCTATTCCTTCCGCGTCAAAAGCGCCGGCCGTATGGGCGGCACTGATATCGAGCAGGGCGGCGCCTTCGATGCCGCGCCCGGCCGGCCCGCCGTGCTCGGCACCGTCGCGCTCAGTGCGAACGGTGCCGCCTATGACGCGGCGCTCGACGTGACCGTCCGTGGCAGCAATGTCAGCTGCACCGAGCGCGTCGGAGGCAGGAAGTGAAATTCAAACAGCGGCCATCACGCGTCTGACAAGACGCGCCGGCGCCGCAGGGAGGTGGAGTTCCGATGACCCGCAACAAGTTCAAGACCCTGATCGCCGCGTTCCTCGCAGCCGGTCTCAGCCAGCCGCTATTGTCTGCGCCGGCCCATGCCGGAGGCTCGGTGTCGCTCACCTATGCCCCGGCGACCGCCCAAAATGCCGGTGTCCTGGCGACAGGCCTGCGCGCCTACTCGCTCTATCGCGGCTGGCGAAGCGCCAGCATCCGCCAGTCGGGCGACGGCAATGCCGCCGGGATCGGCCAGAACGGCCGCGGCAATCTCGGCATCATTCGGCAAAAGGGGAGCGGTCATTCGGCCATCCTGCAGCAGAACGGCGACGATAATGCCTACGGCATTTTCCAATACGGCAAACGCACCGCCGCCAATATCGAGCAGAACGGCA
Encoded proteins:
- a CDS encoding curlin, whose protein sequence is MIRKSIASALFVLGSIAAAVPASANDVRIEQYGWSNSAGGAQGGYRNRIRVYQNGRYNTAIGQQDGRRNLSAIGQEGNRNYGATYQTGNRNVAGVGQFGSNHNAILTQDGNGNVAAGVQVGRGCDANVSQGGRGNVAAFVQTCP
- a CDS encoding curlin, whose protein sequence is MTRNKFKTLIAAFLAAGLSQPLLSAPAHAGGSVSLTYAPATAQNAGVLATGLRAYSLYRGWRSASIRQSGDGNAAGIGQNGRGNLGIIRQKGSGHSAILQQNGDDNAYGIFQYGKRTAANIEQNGNGGSGVTLSYGW
- the kduD gene encoding 2-dehydro-3-deoxy-D-gluconate 5-dehydrogenase KduD, producing MTRGFALTTLFDLAGKTALVTGARTGLGRGMALALARAGADIAAIGSTEMPETETLVRDAGRRFHVQKVDLSKPFDAAAVIGNVAGAFGGIDILVNNAGIIRRADLLDYKESDWDDVLDVNLKSVFLLSQAAARHMIATKRPGRIVNVASMLTFQGGIRVPAYTASKHGIAGLTKAMANELAPHGITVNAIAPGYMETDNTEALRHDPDRNAQISARIPIGRWGTPDDLATAVLFFAAPASSYVTGTVLPVDGGWMVR
- the csgH gene encoding curli-like amyloid fiber formation chaperone CsgH — encoded protein: MPRIADHPRRATAALALVLLPAVALAAMGAAGQADGPVRCEIRVAPEGTLMTLEALVHADKNVSGTYSFRVKSAGRMGGTDIEQGGAFDAAPGRPAVLGTVALSANGAAYDAALDVTVRGSNVSCTERVGGRK